The Rhinolophus sinicus isolate RSC01 linkage group LG13, ASM3656204v1, whole genome shotgun sequence sequence CACTTTGTGACAGGGGTTTGGCCTGCAGTGACAGTGAGGCCTGTGACAAGAGGAACAGGCATGGCCAGAGCCAGGGCTCCCTTCAATGCTGGGAGCAGTCTGGGGGCCTTTGGTCAACAACTCTCAGTGCCTCTGGTCACCCTGGGTTGCCACAGTAACGCTTCCTGTTGGACAGCGCACAACTGGCGAGTAATGCATGGCTTGCTCTTCGGCAAATACTATTCAAGTAGTTTgagcttaaatattttaaaagtaatctttacattattgaagACTGGTAAAAAATACAGCATCTGACAACTATCAATCTGACGCTTTGAAAACCCTTGCGTTCGTGTTACCATAATTCGGAAAGCGATTCCTCGCCCGCAGGAAGCTCGTCACAGGGCTACTGTCGAGAGCCACCTTTTCCTATTCCGggttcaaatttaaaatacattcagaaaCCCTGTGATGCTTCCTTCTAAGGAGGAAAGTGGTCCCCTTCCTGTGACGTCCTTTAGTTATAAGTTTCATAATTAAGAGAGCGCTGTCAGCTAAGCAGGCCCCAGCTAACTGCTGTCACATAAGAGGGAATTAAAGAATTTCCTTCTCAAACCTTAATGAACACATGATGATCCCAAGGGGAGCTTTATGAAGAGACGGCAACAGCCATAAAGGTTTGGCAATCAGAAGTTAATTAGGACCAAGTCCTCCTCCAGGGATGGCGCTGTCTCCGTGGACACGGTCCTTGGAAAGGCTGGTCCTGCCATGACCAAAGCTCCGAGGAGCACTCGACAAGTCCAGCCCTGCAGGTGTCCGGGTCCCGGGCCAGTCAGGCCCTCAGTAGATGTCTGGGCAGCCTGAGAAATCCCGCTCAAAGTAACCGCCTGCGTACAGCCAGTCGGGGGTCCCAGTGTACGGGTTCCTGCCCTGGCGAAACCACCTGCAAACAGAAGAGGGTAAGGGAGCCAGAGGCGCCAACTCACGGCGCCGGGGGCCTCGCCGCGGCCAACACCTCTAACTGGGCATTGTCACATCAACGTGCATCTGCAACGCGCGGCCCAGGGCAGCCTCGTTGACTGAGGAGTATTAATCCACTTTCACGCAAACGCTCTCCCCACAAACATCCATGATGGCGCCTCACTCCGGACAAAACATGGAGGATTTCACAGAAAACACTCAGGCCGGGTGGTGAGCAGGGCAGGGGTGCTGACCCTATGTCACCCCATGCCTGTCGGGGTGACGACCGTCAtggccctcagtttccctcctttAAGTGGGCCAGGTTTGTGTGTCATTAACTGGGGAAAGGGGACACATCATGGGCAGAGGGGTCACAGGGACCCCAGGTCATCCGATCAGCCAGTTCAGTCTCTGCCACCAGTTCCCACGGGCACCAGAGCAATGCCACCTGTGTGGCGCACGGGACAGGCATCTGTTTCAGGACATGGAGACAACTAAGAGGCCTGCAGCCTAGCAGGGAGCGTGCTGGGAGGACTCCCAAGGTCCAAGTAATTGTCTTCTCaggacaaatatttttttcacaatatgttttttaaattgactacttaaaaaacaatgaagtttcactatttccctttttttttttctggaataaaagCAAATTCCATTTATCAAACTATTAGAAGCATAATAGTAAATGAAACTGGAAGCCCAAGAATCGAGAATTGGTTTTAAAATTGTCGGTCACATAAAAGTCACGAGGTGATGTCACTGGGCCCTGAAAAGAATGACTCCAACGAATCCAGCTTGACAGGGACGGCTCTGAGCCACCCCAGCTTTGTAAGTCTGGAATCGGAACCTTTCTATGTACAGATTTAAATGCTGCCTAAGTGTTGCAGGACTTAATTGATCGAATCCTTATTAAATGACTTATTTTCCTATCATGACTATTAAACAACAAAGGATAAGTAATGTGAGGCATTTCAGTAGGCGACGGGACAGCAGGCTCAGCAGCCAGCGTCACCTAACTGCTCCCTCCGGGAGCCCGGCAACGGTCATCGCCACGGTCATGGGGGAGCGCTCGTGGGCAGGGAGGCCATGGTGTGGCCGTGGTGTCTGGACGCACAGCATCTCTTTCCTTCAGTCACGCTGTGTTTCCTTGTTAAACTTGCCCTATTTCAGAAGACGCTCAGGGTGGACGATGCCAGGGGCAGGGCGGCAGTGAGGCCCCGTCTCACGTGGGCCGCCTCTCCCTGGTGGGGTCCACTCACTTCTGGGAGATGCAGCCCGTTTGCATAGTGGGtccagagccaggcctgggctgccGGCTACCCTTGTAACAGAACCAGGAATGGCTTCTGCTCAGCCACAGGTGTGGGGCGTCCTCACTGTCCCCACGCCCCGCGGGGCCTCACCTGGTCTGCCACTCGGCCTCCTCCTTGGCGCGCTCCCTCCGggcttccctctgtttctcctccAGCCGCTCCTTCTCCTGGCTCGCCAGGTCTAGGGTGCAAGCACAGGTGTGGGTAAGGAGTCGGGGTGGCCAGTGAGGCTCCTAGTCACTGTtagggaagcacagagagtaaATCCTGCCACCAGGGAACCAAACCCACCACAGGGCTCAGGCCCCACTGCCGACCGCGTGGGGAACAGTGGGGCACTGACAGCACCATCCCCACAGTGTGTCACACCCGGTGCTATTTCCCTCGCAAAGCTGGTTACATCTGACCTTGACCTTCAGGGTCTGTGGCAGCCCTGTTCCCAGGACCACAGTGATCCCAAACATGAGGCCCCCCCGCCTCCCGAGTGGTTTCTTTACTGACACGCCATGGGGACAATACCCAGAGTTGTGTCGCTGACCTGACCTAGAGTCGTGCGTGAATGAGCAAGGGGCGAGCTGGCTCCTCACCCTGACCCCCCCAAGCCACCCCGCACAGCGGTCCCCCAACGTGTGCTGCCAGGTGCGGGACACAGGACTGTCTCATCACAGCTGCAGACAAGTGACGCCCACAGCAGTGGCCCCCCACACGGACAGCCCATGGGACTTCTCATGAACATGTCCAGTTGTTGAAATGCACCTAGTAATAACAATATCAGGGACTAGTGTTCTGCAcgtattctttttcatttcatttttctagtaatcAGATTATATTCCCAGGAGGATTGGTCTGCAGCAGGCCGGAGAGTTCTAACCCGCTCGGCACAGACTATTTGGGGGCTCTGTGCTAGGAGGGCTAAGGCCTGCTCGCTGGTGCAGCTGAAGGCGTGGGCATCCCTCCTCCCGCTCGGCGCCCACAGAGGCCCCACGCTCAGGCGCACCCATGTTGCCATCCTCCATGCCTCGGATGTCAGGGCGCAAGCGGCAGTCTGTGGGTGCCAGGATCTTCTCCATGCCGGTCTGCAGCTCGTTGAGACTCACGGTGAAGCTGGTGAAGTTATACATCTGCAAGGACGGGCACGAAACCGGGTCTGTGACGGCTCTCGCGCCTGTGCACTGTGCACATCTGGAAGCCACAGACACACTCTGAACCCAGCCAGTGACGCCTGCTCCCTGGAGACGCTCCCGTCGAGGTCACTCAGGGCAGGcgctccccccaccccggccTGAGACGCAGTTGCCTGGGTCTCCCCTGGGGGCTCCTCCTCTCCATCCCATGGGGGCCCGTCCTGGGGCCCCACACCCTCCCCTTGACTCCTGACTTACACGACTGTCTCCCCAACATCCCTGGGGTATGACAGCAATCTCAGATGGAGTGCACCCCACATGGCTGGACTTGGGGCCGTGCCTTCCACCTGGCCTGCCCTTCTGCTTGTGTCCCCACCCTTGCAGTCTATCTCAACAAGCGGCCACATCACACAGAGTGGGGGTGGAGTCACTGCAGCCCCATCCCCCACCatgtccccagcccctgggcctTGCCCCACTGCCAGTCTGCCTGGGGTGCCTCCTGGGGCAGCTACAACACTGCCATGTGTGCACAGAGCTGCGTGTCAGTCACCTGTCAACATGTCACCGTGACTCGTGCAGACAGCACGCCacggctggggctggggagtggcTCTGGGCACAGGAAGCTCGGAGGCACATGCTCAGAAGCTCAGTGCGATCAGGTGACGCAGGGACAATGCACGGAGGCGGCTGGCGTGGGCGGGGGCCGGGGGCACTGACCTGCGCAGAGTTGGGGGGCCGGGAGTTGATCCTCCAGAGGAGCTTGCTGCCTGGAATGACCTGCACAGTCTCCTGAGCCACAGGCACAGCGTCCGCCACGTCACTGTCGGCTTTCTCTGCAGCGTCGTCCTGGAACAGGGCACACCTGTGGTCGCCGGCGGGGGGTGGCGCCAGCGCCTTTCAGACCAGTTCCAAGCCCCTAAGCACAGCCAGACGCCCTCTAATGAAAGAGAAGCCACCACACCCCCTGTCTGTGACCTGTCTGTCCCTCAGCTTAAGGAGAGGGTCGGGCGCTGCTTCTGCAGAGCTCGCCCCACCTGGGGGGGCAGCACTTTCCTGTGGGAGCACGCGGGCAGCATAAAGACCATGCTCTGGAGTCTGACCACGAGCCGATGACGGCGACACCGTCTACAACAGCCTGTGCCGTCCAAGCTAAGGGTGACGAAGTGTTTCTGAGATGGAGCCCCTCCCACAGGCCGCCTCAAGCAAGCGGTCCGGCGGGCAGACTTCAGGGCATCCCAGCACCTCCAGACAATTCCATCTGGAGGCCGCATCTCAGTACAAAGAGACAATGGCCGCATTCAGCTTTCAGAATCCAGGAAGGGGACCAGAGAAAGAATAAAGTGGTTATTCATGCAGCCAGCCGTCAGGGGGAGAACACTTAAATGTCACAGACGCAGCCTGGAGGCCTCCCACCTGACTGCAGGCTCCACGGGTCGGTGGGTTGGTGCCAGAGCTAAATGCGGACAAGACTCTTTATTTCCAGGCTCCCAAAAGGAACAAGGAAGCTAAGCCAACACGTGAAAAGGCGTTGCTGAATGGATTTAACATTCTAGGTCTTAGAATCTTTAAATAAGGAGGCTAgttggttcagtggttagagcgcagtgcacataacaccaaggtcgtgggttcaattcccacatgggccagtgagctgtgctcagcacaactagattgaaaacaacgacttgacctggagctgatgggtcctggaaaaacacactgttccccaataaaaaaaaatttaaaaaaaaaggaatctttaaATGGAACTTTACTTGTTTCTAAGTAAAGGAACATTATGAGAAAGGATCCTAACAGCACATATGAAAAACATGGAGAAGCCAGAGGAGGCTCTATGTTATCTAGAAAACATGACAGCTCTTTGAACTATCACTGCTGGTTGCAGCTCTGGAACAGTCTTCAGATGAGCGGTATTGCAAAGCTCCAGGGGAGAAAGCGGCACCACTGTCACTACTTCCCGACTGCTGAATCCATTATCTGTTCTCAGAACTAAAATGCAGCAATGACAGTCACTTGCTGTTTTAATAGGTCTAAGCTAACAGGAAGGCTAATAGGTCAGGAAGACAGGTTTATTAAGAAGTATGCAGAATGTGGAGTTTCCAGGAAGAAATGGAGGTGCCTCCTGATTCTGCCCGGCCTGGGGGGACAGACGCTGTGACACAGGATCCCCTGCACCCACGGTTTCTAACAGCAGCGCCTGCAGCATCGGAAGGCAGATAAACTCCACTGCCAATCCAGAGTCCACAGGACGACCAGTTTCATGGATAGACGAGTCTACGCATCAGCCTTTCCCAGCAGGGCCATGAAGGAGTAGGGGAGGCAGACTGGTTTCCCAGAAGCCCTGAGCCCGCCCGCCTGCTGCCCCGCCGGGACACGTGCCCGAGCAGCGCCTTACCAGCTTCGCCTTCCTCAGGGGGTCGCCTCTCCGCTCCTGCTTCCTGAAGGACTCATAAGCCGCCGGGTCTATGCCCCACAGGCCCTCTGTCCATTTGCCATAGATGATGAAGAGCTTCCTTTTGCTGCATCAAAGGGGGTCACAAAGCAAGTTAGCAGCAATGGGCCACCGTTCTTCAAACATGCCGCACCCTAACTCTGCCTGAGGAATAAATGGCCGTCCTGGCTTGTCTTCTTGTAAATCTTAGTCTCTCTCTGgacaaaaaggcaaagggaaaacTGCACTGTGTGATCTCTAATCATGCCACGTGAGGCCATTCATACTCCTAATAGAccaaagcagaagagaaaacgAAGGTTCGGAAACCTAAAAGGGTGGGGGACAGGGCTGGGGAGACAAGAAGCAGTGACAGTGTGGACGTACATATTTTCTAGGTAATACACAGCCCCTGCTGGGCTTCTCAGTGTTTTTTACATGTGCTGTTAGGATCCGTTCTAATAATGCTCCTTTCCTTAATTTGTATGAActgatctgatttttaaaatacactgaatTTTCATGTTCCTCAGCCCTTTCTCTAGAAATTCCACAAACAGGCCTTCTCGTGCTCAGCTGACATTGCTTGTCTTTGTCACCACATGTTGGGTACCTCTCTGATTGCCCGccatcttttctcatttaataacaATAACCTctgaagacctttccagaccAGCCACCAGAGCTCCCTGCCGGTTCCAAAAGGAGCCATGCCAAGTGTTGGACCTTTTCTTTGTGTATCTTCCTAGGGGGAGAGCACACAGTTGACCACTGCCCTGCCAGCCGTGTGACACCCTGGGAGGGCACGCATGTCTCAGCGGCTCAGCCTGGAAGGACAGCCAGTGGGGACTGGCGGGGAAGTCCTTACTCTGGAGAGACAGCTTGGCTGACACTCTCTGTCTCCAAGAGGCCTAGTGTCAGGGCAGAGCTCACTCGAATTTGGGGTGGAAAAACCGAAAATTGGACCAGGGTTTGCACGTGCTCACTGAGGGCTACTGAGCGAGGCCTTGAGGGCATGGCCACCTCTTCATGTACAGCCGGTTTGGCGGACCAGCTCACGGGCCAGCTAACCGGCCCGCTAACCGAACAGCTAACCGACCAGCTAGCTGCAGTCTCTCTCTGGGTGAGTCCACCAGAGAGGCTGCTCACGGCACTGGTCACCGCCACTCAAGAACAGGACTGCTGTCCTGTAAAGTCCACACAGTCCCAACTGATTTTAATGGGCAAAGTGGGTGGCGGCTTaaatgtgaaggtattttccAGGCTGTTTAAACAGGTGGGTTTCTGGAACCCAACAGAATGGGTCTGAGCAAAAGCACACGCTACTTTACGTTGGAAACTTGTTTCTagttgaaaatgtatatattttaggaGCCAAACCTTGTGACATTATATGGCCCAAATTacttatggggggaaaaaatgagaacCTTGGGACCCAAAACATAAATAACTAACCCAAACGGTGGGGGGAACCCagaaaatttgttaaaatgatactgaccacttctctgctcaaaaacACTGTAAACATCCCTAAATTATGGATCGGAACAAAGGCGTCAAATGAAAATGACGCTTACGCAAGCTGACGCTCGGGTTTTGTCTGACAACATGCGATGGATGCTggtggagagaaggaaacaggggAAAAGTTTACATCTGCAGCACCATCTCCTCGGAGggtctcctttcctcctgcccaTTTTACCAAAGGAAAACAGACCCAGATCTTTTACCCTCAAGAGAGGGTGGGACGGGCTCCAATCATTCACCAGCCTAGAAATGACACTGCAAACTGCTCCTCTGTCCCCTCGTATGCTCAATAATGACATGTTTTCTCCCAAACAAGAGCCATAACTTTGCACCATGAGCGGACATACAGCTGAACGACGTCCTTTGCAAGGCGCACACGTGCTGCAGGAGCACAGTGGGAACCCAGCCGGATGCGGACCTACTTTTTGTCTTGAATGTGTCCTTCCACTTTGTGAAGCTCTTTTCCAAACAACCCACATGGTTTGAAGTGAAGCACACACTTATCTCCAGTtctatggaaaaaacaaacacaggctTCTGTTGTGGGATAGGAGCATCCAGAAAAagcaaggggagggggagggagggaaaggaagggagagggtaagagagggaagggggggagggagggggagggagggagagaggagggaggagggagggcgcgggaggggagggagccatgCAGACGCGAGGCTGCCGGGGCCCCGCTGGCCGGCACTGGGCACTTTCCCAGTTGAGGAAGATGTCCCATCACTGCCTGTGGTGACGGCTGCATAATTCAGTACATTTACTACAAATCGTTGAAGTGTCCACTTTAAGTGGAGGGCTTTTATGACATGTAAGTTATATCTCAGGaaagctattaaaaaacaaagccaatCAGTTGTGAATGTCCAGGAATAAAGAATGACAGACTGGACAGTGGACAATAACTGAGAATGGCCACTATATTTTCGCCCAGGAATCGCCATTGTTTACtgttgtttaaaatttcaaaataactcTTGTGACTAAAAACAAGACAAGTGCCAACACAACATGCCTGCCTCAGCACCACCGGAATCAGGTCCCGCCACCAGGGCTGGGCCGGGGCTCCCTGTCCGGAAGCCGTGGGGCGGGGCAGACACGTGCAGGTGGCAGCGGTGTGGCCTGTCAGGCCCCTGCCGCGCTGGCCACACGCCGTCGGCCGTTACCTGTGGTTCAGGATCTCCACTGTTCCGTACTGCTCAATCCACAGCTTCCCGATGATCACGTTGTGCACACAGCACGTAGGGTTGGTCCAGGTGTAGGCCTCATTGTGTCTGTCAGAGGCCAGAAAACAAACGAGTCAGAGAGCAAAGCAGACACCGCGACGCAGAAGCGAGGCAGCAGACGGAATTGAACCATAATTGCCTTA is a genomic window containing:
- the OSBPL2 gene encoding oxysterol-binding protein-related protein 2 isoform X1, whose product is MNGDEEFFDAVTGFDSDNSSGDFSETNQRVTGPIHVDTSQSNGIGKAGERPPQENGIQKHRTCLPAPMFTRTDFSVWSILKRCIGLELSKITMPIAFNEPLSFLQRITEYMEHVYLVHKASRQPQPLDRMQCVAAFAVSAVASQWERTGKPFNPLLGETYELIREDLGFRFISEQVSHHPPISAFYSEGLHHDFLFHGSIYPKLKFWGKSVEAEPRGTITLELLRHNEAYTWTNPTCCVHNVIIGKLWIEQYGTVEILNHRTGDKCVLHFKPCGLFGKELHKVEGHIQDKNKRKLFIIYGKWTEGLWGIDPAAYESFRKQERRGDPLRKAKLDDAAEKADSDVADAVPVAQETVQVIPGSKLLWRINSRPPNSAQMYNFTSFTVSLNELQTGMEKILAPTDCRLRPDIRGMEDGNMDLASQEKERLEEKQREARRERAKEEAEWQTRWFRQGRNPYTGTPDWLYAGGYFERDFSGCPDIY
- the OSBPL2 gene encoding oxysterol-binding protein-related protein 2 isoform X2 — its product is MNGDEEFFDAVTETNQRVTGPIHVDTSQSNGIGKAGERPPQENGIQKHRTCLPAPMFTRTDFSVWSILKRCIGLELSKITMPIAFNEPLSFLQRITEYMEHVYLVHKASRQPQPLDRMQCVAAFAVSAVASQWERTGKPFNPLLGETYELIREDLGFRFISEQVSHHPPISAFYSEGLHHDFLFHGSIYPKLKFWGKSVEAEPRGTITLELLRHNEAYTWTNPTCCVHNVIIGKLWIEQYGTVEILNHRTGDKCVLHFKPCGLFGKELHKVEGHIQDKNKRKLFIIYGKWTEGLWGIDPAAYESFRKQERRGDPLRKAKLDDAAEKADSDVADAVPVAQETVQVIPGSKLLWRINSRPPNSAQMYNFTSFTVSLNELQTGMEKILAPTDCRLRPDIRGMEDGNMDLASQEKERLEEKQREARRERAKEEAEWQTRWFRQGRNPYTGTPDWLYAGGYFERDFSGCPDIY